The following are encoded together in the Osmia lignaria lignaria isolate PbOS001 chromosome 6, iyOsmLign1, whole genome shotgun sequence genome:
- the LOC117601550 gene encoding N-acetylneuraminate lyase-like has product MPKVPYTFKGLIVPVFTPFNNDSTKSLNLSIIPQYASYLASKKITGVLINGTTGEGTSLNLNERKLVAEAWANAVKATKQHLMIQVGGAPLPDVLELAKHAESIKADSILCLPELYFKPTTSEQLTEYLKLVGSAAPNTPLLYYHIPMFTNVNVHMGQFLESLGEAVPTFVGIKFTSANLEEGAQALNASNKKYVIFLGNDQLISAACALGMDSVIATGINMLPELLLETFNEGKAGNMLKAKEKQERLTKAVMAISKHGNWVETMKVAMPLLTNIKPGPTRAPLKTLPPQVTSAIAKDLQTLGFQVKL; this is encoded by the exons ATGCCG AAAGTACCGTACACGTTTAAAGGACTCATCGTCCCGGTGTTTACACCGTTTAATAATGACAG CACAAAGAGTTTAAATTTGTCGATCATACCACAATATGCAAGTTATTTAGCCTCGAAGAAGATCACTGGAGTTCTTA TAAATGGGACAACTGGAGAAGGAACATCACTGAATCTAAACGAAAGGAAATTAGTTGCTGAAGCATGGGCAAACGCAGTAAAAGCAACAAAGCAACATTTGATGATTCAAGTAGGAGGTGCACCACTTCCTGATGTTCTTGAACTC gcGAAGCATGCTGAAAGCATTAAAGCGGATTCCATACTCTGTTTACCGGAATTGTATTTCAAACCAACAACATCAGAGCAATTAACAGAATATCTGAAATTAGTTGGCTCTGCAGCTCCCAATACACCACTCCTCTATTACCATATTCCAATGTTCACCAATGTTAATG TGCATATGGGACAATTCCTTGAATCCCTTGGCGAAGCAGTTCCAACTTTCGTGGGAATCAAATTTACAAGTGCTAACTTAGAAGAAGGTGCTCAGGCATTAAATGCTAGTAATAAAAAATACGTCATTTTTCTTGGAAATGATCAG ttaATAAGCGCTGCCTGTGCGCTTGGAATGGATTCGGTCATAGCAACAGGTATAAATATGTTGCCAGAACTTCTACTCGAAACTTTTAACGAAGGTAAAGCCGGAAATATGTTGAAAGCGAAAGAAAAGCAAGAACGATTGACAAAAGCTGTGATGGCTATATCAAAACATG gtAACTGGGTAGAGACTATGAAGGTAGCAATGCCTTTATTAACGAATATCAAGCCTGGACCTACACGTGCACCCTTGAAAACGTTACCTCCCCAAGTTACATCAGCGATAGCTAAAGATTTACAAACTTTAGGATTTCAAGTGAAACTATAA
- the LOC117601551 gene encoding N-acetylneuraminate lyase B-like, with amino-acid sequence MPKVPFTFRGLITPVFSPFNNDSSRSLNLSIIPQYASYLASKKVTGVLVNGTTGEGPSMSTSERKLVAEAWSNAVKTTKQHLMVQVGGAPLPDVLELAKHAESIKADSILCLPELYFKPSTFEQLTEYLKLVGSTAPNTPLLYYHIPTVTNVTVHMPKFLEYVDGKIPNFVGIKFTSANLEEGAQALHVHNKKYAVFLGINQVISAACALGMDSIIATSSNILPELVLETLNEGTAGNMLKAKAKQEQLTKAVMAISRHGNWVETLKTAMPLLTSINPGPTRPPLKVLSPQDIATDLRNVGFQVKI; translated from the exons ATGCCG AAAGTACCGTTCACGTTTAGAGGTCTCATTACCCCGGTGTTTTCGCCGTTTAATAATGACAG CTCAAGGAGTTTAAATTTGTCAATTATACCTCAATATGCCAGCTATTTAGCCTCGAAGAAGGTCACCGGAGTTCTTG TAAATGGAACAACTGGAGAGGGACCATCTATGTCTACAAGTGAAAGGAAGCTGGTCGCAGAAGCATGGTCAAACGCTGTAAAAACAACAAAACAACATTTGATGGTTCAAGTAGGAGGTGCACCTCTTCCCGATGTTCTTGAACTC gcAAAGCATGCTGAAAGTATTAAAGCGGATTCCATACTCTGTCTACCGGAATTGTATTTCAAACCATCAACATTTGAGCAATTGACTGAATACTTAAAATTAGTTGGCTCCACAGCTCCAAATACGCCGCTTCTCTATTACCACATTCCAACGGTTACTAACGTTACCG TGCATATGCCAAAATTCCTTGAATACGTTGACGGAAAAATTCCAAACTTCGTGGGTATAAAATTCACAAGTGCTAATTTAGAAGAAGGTGCTCAGGCACTACATGTTCACAACAAGAAATACGCAGTGTTCCTCGGAATTAATCAG GTAATAAGCGCAGCCTGCGCATTAGGAATGGATTCAATTATAGCAACAAGCTCAAATATCCTGCCAGAACTTGTACTCGAAACTTTAAACGAGGGAACAGCCGGAAATATGTTGAAAGCAAAAGCGAAACAAGAACAATTGACAAAGGCCGTAATGGCTATATCGAGACATg GTAATTGGGTAGAGACTTTAAAGACGGCGATGCCTTTATTAACGAGTATCAACCCTGGACCTACACGTCCACCTTTGAAAGTTTTATCTCCACAAGACATCGCTACAGATTTACGAAATGTTGGGTTTCAAGTGAAGATATAA